Part of the Deinococcus multiflagellatus genome, GAGGCCAAGGCGCACGTGACCGTGGCGCTGGTGATGGCCGACGCCTACGACGACCAGGGGGCCGACGGGCACTTTGCGCGGGCCGAGGCCCTGGCCCGCGCCTGCGGTGACGCGCGGGGGGTGGCGCTGGTGGCGGTCAACGCCTCTCACTATGAGCTGGAGCGCGGGGCCTACGCAGCGGCGGCGGCCCGGCTGCAGGCGCTGCTGGACTCCGAGCACGCCGCGGGGCTGCTGGTGGTGGACGAGCAGGTGGGCACCGAGTTGCAACAGTCGTTTCACATCAACTATGTCAAGGGGGCGGCGCTGGCGCTGCGGGAACCCCTGCCAGCCACCCTGAGCGCGCGTCTGGAGGCGCAGTTGCCTGTATCGGCCGCCTTCCTGGGGCGGCTGCGCGAGGAGGCGCACCTGCCTGGACGCTGGGGGCCCGAGGTGCTGGACGCCCTGACCGCCCACGCCCGTTGGCAGGGTGATCTGGGCGCGGCCCTGGCGCTGGCCGATGAACACGTGGCGCTGTCCCGGGCCGGCGGCATTGGGCTGCAACTGGGGCGGGCGCTGCTGGAACGCGCCGCCGTGCACGGTGAGCGCGGCGACTGGAGGGCCGTGATCCTCGACGCCGAGGAAGCCGCGCACCTTTTTGAAACGGCCGGGCGCGAACTGCTGGCGGTGCAGGCGTGGCAGGCCGTGGCCGACGCCCGCGCGCAGCAGGGGGACTACCGCGACGCGTTTGAGGTGCAGCGCCAGCTGACCGGCCGCACCCAGACCCTCTACCGGGCGTTTTTTCAGCAGGGCGCGCAGCTGCGCCAGATTGAGCGCCAGGCGCAGGAAGCCGAGGTGCGGGCCCGCGCCCTGGCCGAAGCGGCGCTGCGTGACCCCCTGACCGGGGTGCCCAACCGCACCCACGCCATGAACCGCCTGCAGGCGGTGTGGGCCCAGGCCCAGCAGGGGCAAAGCAGTTGCGTGGCCCTGCTGGACATTGACCATTTCAAGAGTGTGAATGACCGCTTCGGCCACGCGGTGGGCGACGAGGTGCTGACCCGGGTGGCGCAGCGCCTGAGCGCCGAGCTGCGGGAGGGAGACAGCCTCGCCCGCTTTGGCGGCGA contains:
- a CDS encoding GGDEF domain-containing protein — encoded protein: MPEHPQATLAALQRQITQARGAALMTLHRDAAYMALDLGDSALAMTHAVECLEAARALAEPRLEAKAHVTVALVMADAYDDQGADGHFARAEALARACGDARGVALVAVNASHYELERGAYAAAAARLQALLDSEHAAGLLVVDEQVGTELQQSFHINYVKGAALALREPLPATLSARLEAQLPVSAAFLGRLREEAHLPGRWGPEVLDALTAHARWQGDLGAALALADEHVALSRAGGIGLQLGRALLERAAVHGERGDWRAVILDAEEAAHLFETAGRELLAVQAWQAVADARAQQGDYRDAFEVQRQLTGRTQTLYRAFFQQGAQLRQIERQAQEAEVRARALAEAALRDPLTGVPNRTHAMNRLQAVWAQAQQGQSSCVALLDIDHFKSVNDRFGHAVGDEVLTRVAQRLSAELREGDSLARFGGEEFLLILPGLGPKEARRVCERLRTTLSTLDWRALAPGLQVTGSFGVAAVRPGAAVKDILQAADAALYAAKAAGRDTVMLGLPQ